Proteins encoded by one window of Lathyrus oleraceus cultivar Zhongwan6 chromosome 1, CAAS_Psat_ZW6_1.0, whole genome shotgun sequence:
- the LOC127115361 gene encoding SKP1-like protein 14 — protein MAQEASSSTSSKMISLRTSDGDVFKIEVTIAKQMKVMQAFIDEYDGLSIIPLPNVSSKDLSLTVEFCKKDIAGEITKDFEASFVKDLDNEELKILFLAANYLNVNRLFEFISRIIANRLEKKSVEYAREYFGIKNDFTPEEEAKAREERAWTFKGLDEDEV, from the coding sequence ATGGCGCAAGAAGCATCATCCTCAACATCTTCTAAGATGATCTCATTAAGAACATCTGATGGTGATGTGTTTAAGATAGAGGTCACTATAGCTAAGCAAATGAAAGTTATGCAGGCTTTCATCGATGAATATGATGGACTTTCCATAATTCCTCTGCCAAATGTCTCCAGCAAAGATCTCTCTTTGACTGTTGAATTCTGCAAGAAGGACATTGCTGGAGAGATCACAAAGGATTTCGAAGCTAGTTTTGTAAAAGATCTTGACAACGAGGAGTTGAAGATCCTCTTCCTTGCAGCAAACTACTTGAACGTGAATAGGCTTTTCGAATTTATAAGTCGGATCATCGCAAATCGGCTCGAGAAGAAGAGCGTAGAGTACGCGCGTGAGTATTTTGGGATCAAAAATGATTTCACACCTGAAGAAGAGGCCAAGGCCCGAGAAGAGCGTGCTTGGACTTTTAAGGGACTTGATGAAGACGAGGTTTAA